The following coding sequences lie in one Spirochaetaceae bacterium genomic window:
- the ribD gene encoding bifunctional diaminohydroxyphosphoribosylaminopyrimidine deaminase/5-amino-6-(5-phosphoribosylamino)uracil reductase RibD yields MDVTGTSHHHYMQRALRLAEGGRGRTSPNPMTGCVVVKDGRVIGEGFHERHGARHAEAAAIEACREHHENPHGAHLYCNLEPCAAAYPGKLTPPCAAAIVRAGIARVTVATLDPNPHVSGAGVRLLREAGIAVTVGVEADAALLLNVPFFTAVHYGRPYVHLKVAQSLDGRIAARGGDSRWITDAAARRLVHRMRAEHDAVLVGRGTALHDDPRLTVRDVEAGAGSAATPWRVVLDSRLALPAAARLASDEHAARTIVLTTARADPARHRELTARGVHVEVVAGGADGRTDLDDVLRALHERGIRSLLVEGGGAVYTSFLRAGRCDRLTAFVAPLLIGEGVAAVGDLGTHRIAGAARLQSVTTTIINDQVMVSGYRDLGALRRAVLPAGEAQPAVARAG; encoded by the coding sequence ATGGACGTGACGGGAACCAGCCATCACCACTACATGCAGCGCGCGCTGCGACTCGCCGAGGGCGGTCGTGGGCGCACTTCGCCCAACCCGATGACCGGCTGTGTTGTGGTGAAGGACGGACGCGTAATCGGCGAGGGGTTCCACGAACGCCACGGCGCCCGCCATGCCGAGGCCGCGGCCATCGAGGCTTGCCGCGAGCACCACGAGAACCCGCACGGCGCACACCTGTACTGCAACCTGGAGCCGTGTGCCGCGGCCTATCCCGGCAAGCTCACCCCACCCTGCGCCGCGGCCATCGTCCGCGCCGGCATCGCCCGCGTGACCGTCGCCACGCTCGATCCCAACCCGCACGTCAGCGGCGCCGGCGTACGGCTGCTGCGCGAGGCGGGCATCGCGGTGACCGTCGGCGTGGAGGCCGATGCGGCGCTGCTTCTGAACGTGCCGTTCTTCACCGCCGTGCACTACGGACGGCCTTACGTTCACCTGAAAGTCGCCCAATCGCTCGACGGGCGCATCGCCGCCCGCGGCGGCGACTCGCGGTGGATCACCGACGCCGCCGCGCGCCGCCTGGTACACCGGATGCGCGCCGAGCACGATGCCGTCCTGGTGGGGCGCGGGACCGCGCTGCACGACGATCCACGGCTCACCGTGCGCGACGTCGAAGCGGGTGCCGGGTCGGCGGCGACGCCGTGGCGCGTGGTGCTCGACAGCCGCCTCGCGCTGCCCGCAGCGGCGCGGCTGGCCAGCGACGAGCACGCGGCGCGCACCATCGTGCTGACCACCGCACGGGCCGACCCGGCACGCCACCGCGAACTCACGGCGCGCGGCGTGCACGTAGAGGTCGTGGCCGGCGGAGCCGATGGGCGGACGGACCTCGACGACGTGCTGCGGGCGCTGCACGAGCGCGGCATCCGCTCGCTGCTCGTGGAAGGCGGCGGCGCCGTGTACACGTCGTTCCTGCGCGCCGGGCGCTGCGACCGGCTCACCGCGTTCGTGGCCCCGCTGCTGATCGGGGAAGGCGTCGCCGCGGTGGGCGACCTCGGCACCCACCGCATCGCCGGCGCCGCGCGCCTGCAGAGCGTGACCACGACGATCATCAATGACCAGGTGATGGTGTCCGGGTACCGCGATCTTGGTGCGCTGAGGCGCGCAGTACTGCCGGCCGGCGAAGCGCAGCCGGCGGTCGCGCGGGCCGGGTGA
- the ribB gene encoding 3,4-dihydroxy-2-butanone-4-phosphate synthase — MFSGIVEEIGTILERTDADGGVRLSIGCALVLDDLAPGASVAVDGVCQTVVSHDRGGFVVHAGGATLDKTTLGALRAGDRVNLERALAVGSRLNGHFVQGHVNATGIVRAWQPFSGAPDTEGDGATSATAADGSDDATGTWRFEIDIPGDLRRYVAQEGSLAVNGVSLTVAGLAGSRVAFSIIPYTAHHTALRDRKPGARVNLEVDMIAKYLESLHTHAPPAAGSGVRAPAADAAPVTCGVAAAAAELADGGMIIVTDHAARENEGDLVVAAEHATPAAVNFMVTHARGMVCVPLTAERAAALELPLMAAANSALHGTAFTVSVDYRHGTTTGISAADRAATIVALADPDARAGDFARPGHMFPIIADPGGVRARPGHTEAAIELMRLAGCRPVAVICEIMAADGSMAGDAELMELARTHGLPVVSVEQVAEAARSCN; from the coding sequence ATGTTTTCCGGAATCGTCGAGGAAATCGGCACTATCCTGGAGCGCACGGACGCGGACGGCGGGGTGCGCCTGTCGATCGGCTGCGCCCTGGTGCTCGACGACCTGGCGCCCGGAGCGTCGGTGGCCGTGGACGGCGTGTGCCAGACCGTGGTGAGCCATGACCGCGGCGGGTTCGTCGTGCACGCCGGCGGCGCCACCCTGGACAAGACCACGCTCGGCGCGCTGCGGGCGGGCGACCGGGTCAACCTGGAGCGCGCGCTGGCGGTGGGCAGCCGCCTGAACGGGCACTTCGTGCAGGGCCACGTGAACGCCACCGGCATCGTGCGCGCGTGGCAACCCTTCAGCGGCGCACCGGACACCGAGGGAGACGGCGCTACGAGCGCCACGGCCGCGGACGGCAGCGATGACGCGACCGGCACGTGGCGCTTCGAGATCGACATACCGGGCGACCTGCGCCGCTACGTGGCCCAGGAGGGTTCGCTGGCCGTGAACGGCGTCAGTCTGACCGTCGCCGGGCTGGCCGGCAGCCGCGTCGCGTTCTCCATCATTCCCTACACCGCACACCACACCGCGCTGCGCGACCGCAAGCCCGGCGCGCGCGTCAACCTGGAGGTGGACATGATCGCCAAGTACCTTGAGTCGCTGCACACGCACGCACCACCCGCGGCCGGCTCCGGAGTTCGCGCGCCGGCGGCGGATGCTGCCCCGGTCACCTGCGGGGTGGCGGCGGCCGCCGCGGAACTGGCCGACGGCGGCATGATCATCGTTACCGACCACGCGGCGCGCGAGAACGAGGGCGACTTGGTGGTCGCCGCCGAGCACGCCACCCCGGCGGCGGTAAACTTCATGGTTACCCACGCCCGCGGCATGGTGTGCGTGCCGCTGACCGCGGAGCGCGCCGCGGCGCTCGAACTGCCCCTGATGGCGGCGGCCAACAGCGCCCTGCACGGCACCGCGTTCACGGTCTCGGTCGACTACCGGCACGGCACCACCACCGGCATCTCGGCGGCCGACCGCGCCGCGACCATCGTCGCGCTTGCCGATCCGGATGCGCGCGCCGGCGACTTCGCCCGGCCGGGCCACATGTTTCCGATCATCGCCGACCCCGGCGGCGTGCGTGCGCGGCCCGGGCACACCGAGGCCGCCATCGAGCTGATGCGGCTGGCGGGTTGCCGGCCGGTGGCGGTGATCTGCGAGATCATGGCCGCCGACGGCAGCATGGCCGGTGACGCGGAACTGATGGAACTGGCGCGCACCCACGGATTGCCGGTGGTCAGCGTGGAACAGGTAGCGGAGGCAGCAAGGTCATGCAACTGA
- the ribE gene encoding 6,7-dimethyl-8-ribityllumazine synthase, giving the protein MTLIEGTYEGAGRRFALVASRFNDLITRRLVEGAVDCMRRHGVAGDDITVVWVPGAFEIPLAARRIADQGGFDAVVCLGAVIEGATDHHEYVAGNAAAGIARESAAADVPMTFGIITAASIDQAIERAGTKQGNLGWNAALSALEMTNVLRRIDEFAEQQEETQEENA; this is encoded by the coding sequence ATGACACTCATCGAAGGGACCTACGAGGGCGCCGGGCGCCGCTTCGCGCTGGTGGCCAGCCGCTTCAACGACCTGATCACCAGGCGGTTGGTGGAGGGCGCCGTCGACTGCATGCGCCGCCACGGCGTCGCCGGCGACGACATCACCGTGGTGTGGGTGCCGGGCGCGTTCGAGATTCCACTCGCGGCCCGGCGGATCGCCGACCAGGGTGGATTCGACGCGGTCGTGTGCCTGGGCGCGGTGATCGAGGGAGCGACCGACCACCACGAGTACGTGGCCGGCAACGCCGCCGCCGGCATCGCGCGCGAATCGGCCGCCGCCGACGTACCGATGACCTTCGGCATCATCACCGCCGCCAGCATCGACCAGGCGATCGAGCGCGCCGGCACCAAGCAGGGTAACCTGGGCTGGAACGCCGCCCTGTCGGCGCTGGAAATGACCAACGTTCTGCGCCGCATTGACGAGTTCGCGGAGCAGCAAGAAGAAACCCAGGAGGAGAACGCATGA
- a CDS encoding aldo/keto reductase, with amino-acid sequence MSIPTIPFGSTGHRSTRCIFGGAALSRASQEDADRTLAVLLRYGINHIDTAAGYGDSELRIAPWMRNHRGRFFLATKTGERGAGGARAQLERSLQRLQVDHVDLIQLHGLTEPDEWRQALGSGGALEALIRAREEGLARNIGITGHGVTVARSHLDALERHPFDAVLLPLNYPMFRIPEYAADFEELHQECRRRGVAVQTIKAIARRRWTGSARPHSTWYEPLAGQQDIDAAVHWVLAHDGVFLNTAGDMSLLSRVLDAAARFPAAGAGNHATAAGEAAARRQMQPLFTAAQNVI; translated from the coding sequence ATGAGCATTCCCACCATCCCGTTCGGCAGCACCGGCCACCGGAGCACGCGCTGCATCTTCGGCGGCGCCGCCCTGTCGCGAGCTTCGCAGGAGGACGCCGACCGCACCCTGGCGGTGCTGCTCCGGTACGGCATCAACCACATCGACACCGCCGCCGGCTACGGCGACTCCGAACTGCGCATCGCCCCCTGGATGCGCAACCACCGGGGCCGGTTCTTCCTGGCCACCAAGACCGGCGAGCGCGGCGCCGGCGGGGCGCGCGCTCAGTTGGAGCGCTCGCTGCAGCGCCTGCAGGTGGATCACGTCGACCTGATTCAGTTGCACGGCCTCACCGAGCCGGATGAGTGGCGGCAGGCGCTCGGCAGCGGCGGCGCGCTGGAGGCGCTGATCCGCGCACGCGAGGAGGGTCTGGCGCGCAATATCGGGATTACCGGCCATGGCGTGACCGTGGCGCGCTCGCACCTGGACGCGCTCGAGCGGCACCCGTTCGACGCGGTCCTGCTGCCGCTCAACTATCCGATGTTCCGAATTCCGGAGTATGCCGCCGACTTCGAAGAGCTGCACCAAGAGTGCCGGCGGCGCGGGGTGGCGGTGCAGACCATCAAGGCGATCGCGCGCCGCCGTTGGACCGGCAGCGCACGCCCTCACTCCACCTGGTACGAGCCGCTGGCCGGCCAGCAGGACATCGACGCCGCGGTGCACTGGGTGCTGGCGCACGACGGCGTGTTCCTGAACACGGCCGGCGACATGAGCCTGCTGTCGCGCGTTCTCGACGCGGCCGCGCGCTTCCCGGCCGCCGGCGCCGGCAACCACGCTACGGCGGCCGGCGAGGCGGCCGCACGCCGGCAGATGCAGCCCCTGTTCACCGCCGCCCAGAACGTGATCTGA
- a CDS encoding metal-dependent transcriptional regulator: MTPTSVSAHSSTVENYIKQIYLEAQKDNRERVPMKRLAEGMGVSPGTATAMVKTLARSGLIDYAPRDGSRLTAEGEQLALNVLRRHRLVEAFLVEVLKLDWSEVHGEAELLEHAISDKVLEKIDALMGRPRVDPHGDPIPTDRGEIDDTRFETLAQRATGDRLRIVRVVDQDARFLRFAERHGLVPGAELAIDRHDTEADAVTISAAAGTSVTLGVGAAAKIMVEALQSADDGGGAVTDG, from the coding sequence ATCACGCCAACCTCGGTATCCGCACACAGCAGCACGGTCGAAAACTACATCAAGCAGATCTACCTGGAAGCACAGAAGGATAACCGCGAGCGGGTGCCGATGAAGCGCCTCGCGGAAGGCATGGGGGTTTCGCCAGGCACCGCCACGGCGATGGTCAAGACGCTCGCGCGGTCGGGCCTGATCGACTACGCGCCGCGCGACGGCAGCCGGCTCACCGCGGAGGGCGAGCAGCTCGCGCTCAACGTGCTGCGCCGCCACCGCCTGGTGGAGGCGTTCCTGGTAGAGGTGCTCAAGCTCGACTGGTCGGAGGTGCACGGCGAGGCGGAATTGCTGGAGCACGCGATCAGCGACAAGGTGCTGGAGAAGATCGACGCACTGATGGGCCGGCCGCGGGTCGATCCGCACGGCGACCCGATCCCCACCGACCGCGGCGAGATCGACGACACACGCTTCGAGACGCTGGCGCAGCGCGCCACCGGCGACCGCCTGCGCATCGTGCGGGTGGTCGACCAGGATGCCCGCTTCCTGCGCTTCGCCGAGCGTCACGGGCTGGTGCCGGGCGCGGAACTGGCGATAGACCGGCACGACACCGAGGCCGATGCGGTGACCATCTCGGCAGCGGCGGGGACGTCCGTCACCCTGGGAGTGGGGGCGGCGGCGAAGATCATGGTGGAGGCCCTGCAGTCCGCTGACGACGGCGGCGGTGCCGTCACCGATGGTTGA
- a CDS encoding amidase, translating to MVERNDPDREAALRLAMLRHWYGDQLSAEQWDEVSRQLRTGVVEDARALAAVPLDHTHEPLPLFSPYRGDEHSGADASGSGADARPPGSVADRPAASTTGPPADVVFRPLRELGELVRSRQVSPLDLTETFLDRLQAIGPRYNAVVTLTPELARAQAQRAEQELAAGRWRGPLHGIPYGIKDLFATAGIPTSWGAAPFRRQVFDYDATVVRRLRQAGAVLAAKLAMVELAGGLGYRQPDASFTGPGINPWGGATWSGGSSSGSGSAVAAGLVPFAIGTETNGSIISPAANCGVAGLRPSYGRVSRHGGMPLAWTLDKPGPLALAADDCGLVLNAIAGFDAADPATAARAFSYGEARDATGQHAAAGQGGGAALEVGRRFRLALPEGATDDAEPAVREHFADALTVLREVADIEPVALPDHPYEAVISAILLSESASIFAELAYSGRTAEMTAPEDRYGIYARGATLAADYLRAQRIRHRLARDLDRLLAPYDALVTPSRPGVASPLDEPFSRGGKRRAKRPRCPISAAGNLAGLPAISVPSGFTEDGLPTGIQFVGRAYDESAILAVAAAYQTLTPWHHRHPPSCCPDR from the coding sequence ATGGTTGAGCGGAACGACCCTGACCGCGAGGCGGCGCTCCGGCTGGCCATGCTGCGCCACTGGTACGGCGACCAGCTCAGCGCCGAGCAGTGGGACGAGGTAAGCCGGCAACTCCGCACCGGGGTGGTGGAGGATGCGCGGGCGCTTGCCGCGGTGCCGCTCGACCACACACACGAGCCATTGCCCCTGTTCTCCCCCTACCGCGGTGACGAGCACTCCGGCGCGGACGCCTCCGGCTCCGGCGCGGACGCGCGACCGCCGGGCTCTGTGGCTGACCGGCCGGCCGCGAGTACCACCGGCCCGCCGGCAGACGTAGTCTTCCGCCCGCTACGGGAGCTCGGTGAGCTGGTGCGCTCGCGGCAGGTGTCCCCGCTGGACCTGACGGAGACGTTCCTGGACCGCCTGCAGGCCATTGGCCCGCGCTACAACGCCGTGGTCACGCTGACGCCGGAACTCGCCCGCGCGCAGGCGCAGCGCGCGGAGCAGGAACTGGCCGCCGGCCGCTGGCGCGGCCCGCTGCACGGCATCCCGTACGGAATCAAGGACCTGTTCGCCACCGCCGGCATCCCCACCTCCTGGGGCGCCGCACCGTTTCGCCGCCAGGTATTCGACTACGACGCGACCGTGGTGCGCCGCCTGCGGCAGGCGGGCGCGGTGCTGGCCGCCAAACTGGCCATGGTGGAGCTGGCCGGAGGCCTCGGCTACCGGCAGCCCGACGCCAGCTTCACCGGCCCCGGCATCAACCCGTGGGGCGGCGCCACCTGGTCCGGCGGTTCGTCCAGCGGCTCCGGCTCCGCCGTTGCGGCCGGCCTGGTGCCGTTCGCCATCGGCACCGAAACCAACGGGTCGATCATCAGCCCGGCGGCCAACTGCGGCGTGGCCGGCCTGCGCCCGAGCTACGGACGGGTGAGCCGTCACGGCGGCATGCCGCTGGCCTGGACCCTGGACAAGCCGGGCCCGCTCGCCCTGGCCGCCGACGACTGCGGCTTGGTGCTGAACGCCATCGCCGGCTTCGACGCTGCCGATCCCGCTACTGCGGCGCGCGCGTTCTCTTATGGCGAGGCACGCGACGCCACCGGCCAACACGCCGCCGCCGGGCAGGGTGGGGGCGCCGCCCTCGAGGTGGGGCGCCGCTTCCGCCTGGCACTGCCGGAGGGGGCCACCGACGACGCCGAGCCGGCGGTGCGAGAGCACTTCGCCGACGCCCTGACCGTGCTACGCGAGGTGGCCGACATCGAGCCGGTAGCGTTGCCCGACCATCCGTATGAAGCAGTGATCTCCGCCATCCTGCTGAGCGAGTCGGCGTCGATCTTCGCCGAGCTGGCGTACAGCGGACGGACGGCGGAGATGACCGCGCCGGAAGACCGCTACGGGATCTATGCCCGCGGGGCCACGCTGGCGGCCGACTACCTGCGCGCACAGCGCATCCGCCACCGGCTGGCTCGCGACCTGGACCGCCTCCTGGCGCCGTACGACGCGCTGGTGACGCCATCGAGACCCGGCGTCGCCTCGCCGCTCGATGAGCCCTTCTCCCGCGGTGGGAAGCGGCGCGCAAAGCGCCCGCGCTGCCCGATCAGCGCCGCCGGCAATCTGGCGGGCCTGCCGGCGATCAGCGTCCCCTCCGGCTTTACGGAAGACGGTCTGCCCACCGGCATCCAGTTCGTCGGCCGCGCCTACGACGAGTCGGCCATCCTGGCCGTCGCCGCCGCCTACCAGACTCTCACCCCCTGGCACCACCGCCACCCGCCGTCTTGCTGCCCTGACCGATAG
- a CDS encoding AAA family ATPase: protein MPRLKSVLVRGFRSIKEMNLELGPINVCIGANGAGKSNLIEFFKMVNEMMAGRLQQYIATTGRATANLHFGPQVTQQLEAELTFEADQGTNTYYVRLFYAAGDSLVFADESLSFLRFGNDIPQQQTFGAGHQEALIRHFAENQPLINTLRNFLNHCRVYHFHDTSQSARIRRYCYVGDTRWLMPDAANLAAILYQMKSNNEVIYRRIVRDITQIAPYFEDFDLEPAHPLGTDIVLNWRHRQSDLVFGPHQFSDGTLRAICLIALLHQPVDDPAYLIVVDEPELGLHPHALELISSLFRAASKHAQILISTQSSTFVDTFDPRDIVVVDRTRETTTFQRPNTEVLESWLEDYSLGEVWEKNVIGGSPS, encoded by the coding sequence ATGCCGAGACTGAAGAGCGTCCTTGTCAGGGGCTTTCGATCCATAAAGGAGATGAATCTTGAACTAGGGCCAATCAACGTGTGCATTGGGGCAAATGGGGCGGGCAAGAGCAATCTCATCGAGTTTTTCAAGATGGTCAACGAGATGATGGCCGGTCGACTGCAGCAATACATCGCAACCACGGGCCGCGCCACGGCGAATCTCCACTTCGGTCCTCAGGTGACACAGCAACTTGAAGCGGAACTGACCTTCGAGGCTGATCAAGGCACGAACACCTACTATGTGAGGCTTTTCTATGCTGCGGGGGACTCCCTTGTGTTCGCCGACGAATCCCTCTCTTTTCTCAGGTTCGGAAACGACATCCCTCAACAGCAGACGTTCGGTGCCGGGCATCAAGAGGCTCTGATCAGACACTTCGCAGAGAATCAGCCACTAATCAACACCCTGAGAAACTTTCTGAATCATTGCCGGGTATACCACTTTCACGACACGTCACAGAGTGCCCGAATCCGGAGGTACTGTTACGTCGGAGACACTCGTTGGCTCATGCCGGATGCGGCTAACCTCGCTGCAATTCTATACCAAATGAAATCCAACAACGAAGTCATCTACCGGAGAATCGTGAGAGACATTACACAGATTGCTCCGTACTTCGAGGACTTCGACCTGGAGCCCGCACACCCGCTCGGAACGGATATCGTTCTCAACTGGCGGCACCGGCAATCCGATCTGGTTTTTGGTCCACATCAGTTCTCGGACGGTACGCTTCGGGCCATCTGTCTGATCGCTTTACTGCACCAGCCGGTTGACGATCCCGCCTATCTGATAGTGGTTGATGAACCGGAACTCGGGTTACATCCACACGCCCTTGAGTTGATTTCATCTCTATTCCGGGCAGCGAGTAAACACGCCCAGATTCTCATCAGTACGCAGTCAAGCACTTTCGTGGATACGTTCGATCCTCGTGACATTGTCGTCGTGGATCGGACTAGGGAGACGACTACGTTTCAGCGGCCAAACACAGAAGTGCTCGAGTCGTGGTTGGAAGACTACTCCCTGGGCGAAGTTTGGGAGAAGAATGTGATCGGTGGAAGTCCGAGCTGA
- a CDS encoding GH32 C-terminal domain-containing protein, translated as MYLYDRPYFLQLRVFVDKSVIEVFANDRQAITRRVYPERDASDGVALFARGGTAACSAIRTWDMMPSNAW; from the coding sequence ATGTACCTGTACGACCGCCCCTACTTCCTGCAGCTGCGCGTATTCGTGGACAAGTCGGTGATCGAGGTGTTCGCCAACGACCGCCAGGCGATCACGCGCCGGGTGTACCCCGAGCGCGATGCCAGCGACGGCGTAGCGCTGTTCGCGCGCGGCGGCACTGCCGCCTGTAGCGCCATCCGTACCTGGGACATGATGCCATCCAACGCCTGGTAG
- the hisD gene encoding histidinol dehydrogenase, whose amino-acid sequence MARGGAGVRAPGGGARAIPVLDVTLAGDRSRLEEILARYAAGSWERGEVAEQLDEFVADLRARGDGAIVDYLRRHTRGDYSEAAIRVAPETLAAAGAALEPRVAAALRRAADNVRAYQSHIMPADPPPLHRHGAELGLRHTPVASAGLSVPGGAGAYPSTVVMLVVPAQVAGVGRLAVAAPPRASGSAVEIDGTVLGLCHLLGIHTVYRIGGFALAALALGTERVAPVEMIAGPSNVYGQQAKRKLFGTVGIDGLYGPSEIVVLADATARPAWVAADLLAQAEHDPGTAILVAVDRAVIERVAEELAALLAGRSRRGALERALASNCALVQVPDVPAAYALIDRIAPEHLTLAVAEPHAALNEVRNAGAVFLGDRSPVASGDYWAGPSHCLPTGRTARFSSGCSVYTFLKRTSIESYPHGLPRQGFDDIELLAGIEGFEAHAHSVRLRRPED is encoded by the coding sequence TTGGCAAGGGGCGGCGCCGGGGTCCGCGCCCCAGGCGGCGGTGCGCGCGCGATACCGGTTCTCGACGTGACCCTGGCCGGCGACCGGAGCCGGCTGGAGGAGATCCTGGCCCGCTATGCCGCCGGTTCCTGGGAGCGGGGCGAGGTCGCCGAACAGCTTGACGAGTTCGTCGCCGACCTGCGCGCCCGCGGCGACGGCGCCATCGTGGACTATCTGCGGCGGCACACGCGCGGCGACTACTCCGAGGCGGCGATCCGGGTCGCCCCCGAGACCCTGGCCGCGGCCGGTGCGGCGCTGGAGCCGCGGGTGGCGGCGGCACTGCGGCGGGCGGCGGACAACGTACGCGCCTACCAGTCGCACATCATGCCGGCCGATCCGCCGCCGCTGCACCGCCACGGCGCCGAATTGGGGTTGCGCCATACGCCGGTCGCGAGTGCCGGCCTGTCGGTGCCCGGTGGTGCCGGCGCCTACCCGTCGACGGTAGTCATGTTGGTGGTGCCGGCGCAGGTGGCCGGCGTCGGCCGGCTGGCGGTGGCCGCGCCGCCGCGCGCCTCCGGCTCGGCGGTGGAGATAGACGGCACCGTGCTCGGTCTGTGCCACCTGCTGGGAATCCACACCGTGTACCGCATCGGCGGGTTCGCGTTGGCGGCGCTGGCACTCGGCACCGAGCGCGTCGCCCCGGTGGAGATGATCGCCGGACCGAGCAACGTCTACGGCCAGCAGGCCAAGCGCAAGCTGTTCGGCACCGTCGGCATCGACGGCCTGTACGGGCCGAGCGAGATCGTGGTGCTCGCCGACGCAACGGCGCGCCCTGCCTGGGTCGCCGCCGACCTCCTGGCGCAGGCTGAACACGATCCCGGCACGGCGATCCTGGTCGCCGTCGACCGCGCCGTGATCGAGCGGGTGGCGGAGGAACTGGCCGCACTGCTTGCCGGGCGCTCCCGGCGTGGCGCCCTGGAGCGCGCGCTGGCCAGCAATTGTGCGCTGGTGCAGGTGCCGGATGTGCCGGCGGCGTATGCCTTGATCGACCGCATCGCGCCCGAGCACCTGACGCTGGCGGTGGCCGAGCCGCACGCGGCGCTGAACGAGGTCCGCAACGCCGGCGCCGTGTTTCTCGGCGACCGTTCCCCGGTGGCCAGCGGCGACTACTGGGCCGGCCCGAGCCACTGCCTGCCGACCGGGCGCACCGCGCGCTTCAGTTCGGGCTGCAGCGTGTACACCTTCCTGAAGCGCACCAGCATCGAGTCCTACCCACACGGCCTGCCGCGGCAGGGGTTCGACGACATCGAGCTGCTCGCCGGCATCGAAGGCTTCGAGGCGCACGCGCACAGCGTGCGCCTGCGCCGGCCCGAGGACTGA
- a CDS encoding phytanoyl-CoA dioxygenase family protein, translating into MHKTLTAAEIDQFRRLGYVVKEGVYSAAAMQPIKDSLSEIIDREALALQARGELDDVFAGEPFETRLAEIRFANRAACEHIYRAIMGRGGGGFHGPPMLAFLRHAPLLSCIEGLIGSDIVGSSVYRIRPKLPQWDHGEVPWHQDSGYLLAHCDVYLIVTCWVPLVDVTVANGCLHVLPGVQRGGILQHYTGGHAGYLEVPAEHLPEVQPVPLEMRAGDVLFMTNLTPHASFANSQRMVRWSLDLRYQGTDAPNNVGEEPQSYTPEREPVTMACYPPEADFVIRDDRHPEREVVDARQFQALREKYDRTRAFSPGRGWTPLAERRG; encoded by the coding sequence ATGCACAAAACCCTTACCGCCGCCGAGATCGACCAGTTCCGGCGCCTGGGTTACGTGGTCAAGGAGGGGGTGTACTCGGCGGCCGCCATGCAGCCGATCAAGGACAGCCTCTCCGAGATCATCGATCGCGAGGCGCTGGCGCTGCAGGCACGCGGCGAGTTGGACGACGTGTTCGCCGGCGAGCCGTTCGAAACCCGGCTGGCGGAGATCCGTTTCGCCAATCGGGCCGCCTGCGAACACATCTACCGGGCGATCATGGGACGTGGCGGGGGCGGCTTCCACGGTCCGCCGATGCTGGCGTTCCTGCGTCATGCGCCGCTGCTGTCCTGCATCGAGGGGCTGATCGGGAGCGACATCGTCGGCTCGTCGGTGTACCGGATTCGCCCCAAATTGCCGCAGTGGGACCACGGCGAGGTGCCGTGGCACCAGGACTCCGGCTACCTGCTCGCGCATTGCGACGTCTACCTGATCGTGACCTGCTGGGTGCCGCTGGTCGACGTGACCGTTGCCAACGGCTGCCTGCACGTGCTGCCCGGCGTACAGCGGGGCGGCATTCTGCAGCACTACACCGGCGGCCACGCCGGCTATCTCGAGGTGCCCGCGGAGCACCTGCCCGAGGTGCAGCCGGTGCCGCTGGAGATGCGCGCCGGCGACGTGCTGTTCATGACCAACCTGACGCCGCACGCGTCGTTCGCGAACTCGCAGCGCATGGTGCGCTGGAGCCTTGACCTGCGCTACCAGGGCACCGACGCGCCGAACAACGTCGGCGAAGAGCCGCAGTCGTACACGCCCGAGCGCGAACCGGTGACCATGGCCTGCTATCCGCCGGAGGCGGACTTCGTGATCCGCGACGACCGCCACCCGGAGCGGGAAGTGGTCGACGCGCGCCAGTTTCAGGCACTGCGCGAAAAGTACGACCGGACTCGCGCGTTCTCTCCCGGACGCGGCTGGACGCCGCTCGCCGAGCGCCGCGGGTAG
- a CDS encoding DUF2203 domain-containing protein — protein MAPEPEHDFPRLFSVTEAQRTLPLVRSIVQDILDLGAQARDVVSGRTDEFTIEELQDRLREHLSELAGIGCYYKDWNFRIGLVDFPALIDGEVVFLCWRSDEPELRYYHRIEDGYAGRRPLPRT, from the coding sequence ATGGCGCCTGAACCGGAACACGACTTCCCGCGCCTGTTCAGCGTAACGGAAGCGCAGCGTACGCTGCCACTGGTGCGCTCGATTGTACAGGATATTCTCGACCTGGGCGCGCAGGCGCGGGACGTGGTGTCGGGACGCACCGACGAGTTCACCATCGAGGAACTGCAGGATCGGCTCCGGGAGCATCTCTCCGAGCTGGCCGGCATCGGCTGTTACTACAAGGACTGGAACTTCCGGATCGGGCTGGTGGACTTCCCGGCACTGATCGACGGCGAGGTGGTATTCCTGTGCTGGCGCAGCGACGAGCCGGAGCTGCGCTACTACCACCGCATCGAAGACGGCTACGCCGGCCGCCGCCCCCTGCCACGCACCTGA